ATGCCTAGATGAAGATGTTCAGCATTATATTTGTGACAGATGAGAAAGGCATAGTGATTGTGAGGAAAACACAATGATTCCATCAAAAGAGGGATTTTTCTTGGAACATAGTTTTCCCTCCAACTCACCATATGGCATTCAACTGATCATCCACATGTGATCAATTTAATAGTCAAGTTACTTAATTAAATATGGCTTAACATGTCATGTGATTAAAGTACATGTGTTTAATCATCTAAATGCAATGTAATTGGTTGGAGGAGATTTCTTCAAACCaatttaaaggaaaactatTATTTTACTTGGAACCCTCATGTTTTGCTTTTAGCAACAGACCTTTGTATAGAGCAACTGGCAATTGAAAGGGTGAGATACTAGCCCCATGAAATATGAATTGGCTATACTGATGCCCACCAGAAATCTATAGCATCATGTCCATACACAAAATTCTAGTTTGCACCTCACAAAAGTGAAAAGTCTAATAATGTCGAGAGAATCTAGTTCCTGTTCATTAAAGAGCACATATCTAGCATTCACAAATCCAGTCAAATGTATGGTTTGCTGCTTATAGAATCTAGTTATGGACATCAGATGCTGTTAGATTTCACATACGTTGTTGCAAAATGACTTGAAATATctatattcataataatatcATGTAAGATGCATTTCAATTTTATTCACTAATCATCAAGCCCTGTATATGTTAAGGAAGCAATACTGAGAAGCAAATTCAAAACACATTCTGGCAATTTAAGAAACTCTTTTTAGCAATGAAATAAGCTTTACACAACTATCTCTATAAGCTTAATCTGTCAGAAAGCACCACAAATAGTTCCTATTCATTATAGAGTACATAATAGTTCCACTAACTTTCAAATACATAATCTTAAAGGCCATTGTCATTCAAttttatagagaaaaatatagaagGGTTCCAACTTGGGAGCCCTATAAGAATTTCCAGGTGATAGCTACCTTGCCTAGAGTAGTGGATgactcggtaaggtccttccTATGTGGGGCCAAGCTTTCCTTGGGCAGAGTCTTTAGTCGCTGTGGTAACCTTGAGCAGGACGAGGTCGTCTATGTCAAGTCGTCTGAGCTTCACTCTCTTATTATAATATTCGGCCATCTTCTGTTGGTACTTCGTCATTCTACTAGAAGCTTTGTCTCTTACTTCGTCCAAACAATCCAGGTTGATTTGCAGATGATCGTCATTGCTTTCTTCATTGAATACCTCTCGCCTGATGCTGGTCACTCCTACCTCGATTGAGATCACTGCTTCAGTGCCATAGGTGAGCctgaagggggtttctcccaTTGGGGTTCTTGCTATGGTTCTGTAGGCCCACAGGACGTTGGGCAATTCTTCTAGCCAGGCACCCTTCGCGTCGTCTAGCTTGgctttgataatcttgagcagtGTCCGATTCGTCACTTCCGTCGCCCAGATGAGGAATCGGTTCACTCTCTTCGCCTATGTCAAGAACCAATTCTCATCCCCAGGGCATTCCCAGGCGAATGGACATACGGACCGAAGCGTTGATAGAGATGGATGAGCTGAGGAATGCCATCAAGGAGAAAACGAACCGAAGCGTTGATAGAATGGTAAGGGCCACGGATTTGCCTTTCACTACAGCAGTCCTCGAATGTCCAGTGCCATCGAAATTTCGTCTGCCTCAACTTGAGCCGTTCAATGGGCTTAAAGACCCTTAGGATCACCTTAATACCTTCAAAACGACGCTGGTCCTTCAACAGCCCCCTAACGAGATACTGTCGCTCCTTCcccaccactctcaaaggagctgcaagggaATGGTTCATAAAGTTGCCAACATCGTTCATTGACAACTTCGAGCAGTTGAGCAACGCCTTCTTGCGCCACTTTATTGGAGAGCAATGCCCTAAGAGGCCAGCGGACCACTTACTCACTATTAGGCAAGGAGAAAAGGAAACCCTGAGGTTGTACGTGAAACGTTTCACTCGGGAGACCCTGGAGGTagacgaagctgacgacaaggTGCAGCTGACGACCTTCAAAGCGGGATTGAGGTCTAGAGAGCTCGTGGCTTCACTCGCGAAGAATCCTCCAAAGATGATGGCAGATATGCTCCAAAAAGCACATAAATACATGAATACTAAAGGTGCATTAGTAGCCATAAGGGATGTAGAGAAGCCAAGAGACAAAGGAAGGAAGGACGACAAGCGTAGGGGACAAAAGAGGGAGCATCCAGATCGTCGGACCAGTGACGGGAATAGAAGGAAAGACGATAAAAGTCCTCGAACGGTAAAATTTACCCCTCTAGTTATGCCTATTGACAAAATATTAACACAGATTAAGGATGAGCACTACCTCAAATGGCCGAAACCATTACATTCATCCCTTAACGTTCGTGATAAGAATAAGTACTGCCAATTTCACAAGGATCATGGCCACTACACAGAAGATTGTCGGGACCTAAAGGAGCAAATAGACGAGTTGATACGAAAAGGGAAATTGcagaaatatgtgaagaagggGGAGTATAGTAAGTTCAGAAACGGCAATAAGAGCCAGCATGAATCTTCGTCCAGGAGTGATGATCGTCTGTTCCAACCTTCACAGGAtgtgatcggggagataaagaCGATCGCAGGGGGGCCCTTCACATGAGGGTCATTCAGATCCCTTAAGAAAGCATGCCAAAGACAGGTGAATAGCCTCCACATGATACCTCCGTTTAAGCAAAGACGGACGAACCAGGATAT
This genomic stretch from Quercus robur chromosome 4, dhQueRobu3.1, whole genome shotgun sequence harbors:
- the LOC126722572 gene encoding uncharacterized protein LOC126722572 translates to MGLKTLRITLIPSKRRWSFNSPLTRYCRSFPTTLKGAAREWFIKLPTSFIDNFEQLSNAFLRHFIGEQCPKRPADHLLTIRQGEKETLRLYVKRFTRETLEVDEADDKVQLTTFKAGLRSRELVASLAKNPPKMMADMLQKAHKYMNTKGALVAIRDVEKPRDKGRKDDKRRGQKREHPDRRTSDGNRRKDDKSPRTVKFTPLVMPIDKILTQIKDEHYLKWPKPLHSSLNVRDKNKYCQFHKDHGHYTEDCRDLKEQIDELIRKGKLQKYVKKGEYSKFRNGNKSQHESSSRSDDRLFQPSQDVIGEIKTIAGGPFT